The following nucleotide sequence is from Puniceicoccales bacterium.
GATAGGCATTGAAGGCAATTTTTAGGGATTCTCGCTTCTTCCTTGTGATGGAATCGTAACCGTTCACCAACGCATCGGAGCTTCTTGTTCTTACTTCGACAAAGACCAAAATTTCTCCATCCAGTCCGATGATATCGATTTCGTAATTTTTGTAGCTCCAGTTGGTTTTTAATATTTTGTAGCCGATTTTTTTTAGATACTTTTTCGCAGCAATTTCGCCGGCAAACCCAATACATTTGGCCTCGGTTTCCTTCATGGCCACCCGGGGATTGAACAGTGATTTTATGGCATCTACTAACATGGTTATTACAAATCTTTAATGTCAATTCGTCT
It contains:
- a CDS encoding YraN family protein gives rise to the protein MLVDAIKSLFNPRVAMKETEAKCIGFAGEIAAKKYLKKIGYKILKTNWSYKNYEIDIIGLDGEILVFVEVRTRSSDALVNGYDSITRKKRESLKIAFNAYLAKIGYVKHHRFDVVDVSMDKIDNTLELRHFENIPLWQSQGYY